The following coding sequences lie in one Deinococcus detaillensis genomic window:
- a CDS encoding adenine deaminase, which produces MPDPSLSPSPETTLRQRLVRVALRQEPADLVIRNAQIVSVTTRELLSGDVAIAGGYVAAIGPDYQAPELVDAGGKYLAPGLIDGHIHIESSMLTPASFARAVRPCGTTGVVAEPHEIVNVLGEVGLRWMLEAGEKSGLRMWGSQPSCVPASSFEEGGTQLGAADIARGLAVPGVLGLAEMMNYPGVLSADSEVWAILQAARGGRIDGHAAGLSGDALQAYAAAGMHSDHEATTEAEARERVRAGLWLMVREGSAARNLDALIPVLRSQPRRALLVSDDISADWLLEKGHLDHQLRRLVASGIDPLYALSLATCNAAEYWNLMDVGVVAAGFRADLVLFEDLQDFKVAECWLGGQPLASLDAPVTTPALLGGGVDVAGLAEADLSVPADWPVIGVRPDQIETYVAPSGSGDTKLVTADRYGRGLVSAALTSGIGLQRGAVALSVLHDAHHLVIAGALGPSGDANIKAAGLEVQRLGGGVVVVDGGQVVASLPLPYGGLMSNLPPAEVAALVRTIQSALHQRGCPLPEALTTLSFLGLSVIPDLKLTPRGLLDVRAWKLVER; this is translated from the coding sequence CCGAAACCACCCTGCGCCAGCGCCTCGTGCGAGTCGCGCTGCGCCAAGAACCTGCCGACCTGGTCATCCGGAACGCCCAGATCGTCAGCGTGACGACCCGCGAACTGCTCAGCGGTGACGTGGCGATAGCAGGCGGTTACGTCGCCGCCATCGGCCCCGATTATCAGGCTCCAGAACTTGTGGACGCGGGCGGAAAATACCTCGCGCCGGGCCTGATTGACGGCCACATTCACATCGAATCGAGTATGTTGACACCTGCCAGCTTTGCCCGCGCCGTGCGGCCATGCGGCACCACCGGAGTCGTGGCCGAGCCGCACGAAATTGTCAACGTGCTGGGCGAAGTGGGCCTGCGCTGGATGCTGGAAGCGGGCGAGAAAAGTGGTCTGAGGATGTGGGGCTCGCAGCCTTCGTGCGTGCCTGCCAGTTCGTTTGAGGAGGGCGGCACACAGCTTGGAGCCGCCGACATCGCACGCGGCCTAGCAGTGCCGGGCGTGCTGGGCCTCGCCGAAATGATGAATTATCCAGGCGTCTTGAGCGCTGACTCCGAGGTCTGGGCCATTCTGCAAGCGGCGCGGGGTGGGCGCATCGACGGCCACGCGGCGGGCCTGTCGGGTGACGCCCTGCAAGCTTACGCGGCGGCGGGCATGCACTCCGACCACGAAGCGACCACCGAGGCCGAGGCACGCGAGCGGGTGCGGGCCGGGCTGTGGTTGATGGTGCGCGAAGGCTCCGCCGCCCGCAATTTGGACGCCCTAATTCCCGTGCTGCGCAGCCAACCCCGCCGCGCCCTGCTGGTCAGCGACGACATCAGCGCCGACTGGCTCCTTGAAAAGGGCCACTTGGACCATCAACTGCGCCGCCTGGTCGCCTCCGGCATTGATCCCCTTTACGCGCTGAGCTTGGCGACTTGCAACGCCGCCGAGTACTGGAATTTGATGGATGTCGGCGTGGTGGCGGCAGGCTTCCGCGCTGATCTGGTACTGTTTGAAGACCTCCAAGACTTTAAGGTGGCCGAGTGCTGGCTGGGCGGGCAGCCGCTCGCCAGTTTGGACGCGCCTGTTACTACTCCTGCGCTGCTGGGCGGCGGCGTTGACGTGGCGGGACTGGCTGAGGCCGATCTCAGCGTGCCTGCTGACTGGCCTGTGATTGGCGTGCGGCCCGACCAAATTGAAACGTATGTCGCCCCTTCCGGCAGCGGCGACACCAAGTTGGTGACGGCTGACCGCTACGGGCGCGGCCTCGTCAGCGCCGCCCTGACCAGCGGCATCGGGCTTCAGCGGGGCGCGGTGGCCCTCAGCGTGCTGCACGACGCGCACCATCTGGTCATCGCCGGAGCTTTGGGGCCAAGTGGTGACGCCAATATAAAAGCGGCGGGACTGGAAGTTCAGCGGCTCGGCGGCGGTGTGGTGGTCGTGGACGGCGGGCAAGTGGTGGCGAGCTTGCCGCTGCCCTACGGCGGCCTGATGAGTAATTTGCCACCCGCCGAAGTCGCCGCCCTCGTTCGCACTATCCAATCAGCTCTGCACCAGCGCGGCTGCCCGCTCCCCGAAGCCCTGACCACCCTCAGCTTTCTGGGCCTCAGCGTCATTCCCGATCTCAAGCTGACGCCGCGCGG